The proteins below are encoded in one region of Berryella intestinalis:
- a CDS encoding transketolase: protein MDLNQLQEASRQMRISILRSVAEAGSGHPGGSLSCTDILSALYFGGILNHDPRNPRLESRDRFILSKGHAAPALYAALAHAGYFPVEELLTLRKLGTRLQGHPDCRLLPGIEVSTGSLGQGLSIAAGMAAGLVLDGSDATVFTLLGDGECQEGQVWEAAMFSAHRGLDNLVAVVDRNGLQIDGATEDVCDPGDVALKFSAFGWNAVEVDGHDIEAVMAALASAKADRSGKPTAIVAHTVKGKGVSFMENQAGWHGKAPNAEQLAAALAELDATDPTEA, encoded by the coding sequence ATGGATCTTAACCAGCTTCAGGAAGCTTCGAGGCAGATGCGCATCAGCATCCTGCGCAGCGTCGCCGAGGCGGGCAGCGGGCATCCGGGCGGATCCCTGTCCTGCACCGATATCCTGTCCGCGCTGTACTTCGGCGGGATTCTGAACCACGATCCCCGCAATCCCCGACTCGAATCGCGCGACCGGTTCATCTTGTCCAAGGGGCATGCCGCGCCCGCGCTGTACGCGGCGCTCGCTCATGCGGGGTACTTCCCCGTAGAAGAGCTGCTCACCCTGCGCAAGCTGGGCACGCGCCTGCAGGGCCATCCGGATTGCCGGCTCCTTCCCGGCATCGAGGTGTCCACTGGCTCTCTGGGACAGGGGCTTTCCATCGCCGCGGGCATGGCGGCCGGGCTTGTGCTCGACGGCTCCGACGCGACGGTGTTCACGCTTCTGGGAGACGGTGAGTGCCAGGAGGGCCAGGTCTGGGAGGCGGCGATGTTTTCCGCCCATCGAGGGCTCGACAACCTTGTGGCCGTAGTCGACCGCAACGGTCTTCAGATCGACGGGGCCACCGAAGACGTGTGCGACCCGGGCGACGTGGCGCTCAAGTTCTCCGCGTTCGGATGGAACGCGGTGGAGGTGGACGGCCACGACATCGAAGCCGTGATGGCCGCGCTCGCCTCGGCCAAGGCCGATCGATCCGGCAAACCCACCGCGATCGTGGCCCATACGGTGAAGGGCAAGGGCGTCTCGTTCATGGAGAACCAGGCCGGCTGGCACGGCAAGGCCCCCAACGCCGAGCAGCTCGCCGCGGCCCTGGCCGAACTGGACGCAACGGACCCGACGGAGGCTTAA
- the nadD gene encoding nicotinate-nucleotide adenylyltransferase: MIASVSERFDWIASDKRPRRVGVLGGTFDPVHVGHLAMADAARIELGLDAVLFVPTAGSAFKEGAVVASPEQRLSWCREAVRDNAYFDASGVDIERGGRTRTVDTLRDLHGFFGDHVRLFFIMGSDAARELHRWADSPTLSSLASFAVVPRAGHPFGAREISERGLDAFDFVLLEDAVMDVSSTMVRKRLASGGSMRYFVPAAVAELIGRDDPYRPVEQAHPSDEVFGPEFELRIVSELERRVSPRRLRHIRGVADMAERLARTYGVDPRRARLAGLLHDWDKGLDDDGVRRRVFDLGLDIDGRMVFDMPALLHGPTAAEALRRAYPGVPSDVLQAVGRHTAGACGMSDLDMVVYVADAIEENRSFAGVQDLRDLIGEVSLEKLFFRTYRHILADLIARRKRIHPRTVEVWNSYVLDNRD; this comes from the coding sequence GTGATCGCGTCGGTCAGCGAACGGTTCGACTGGATTGCGTCCGACAAGCGCCCGCGCCGCGTGGGCGTTCTCGGCGGGACGTTCGACCCCGTCCATGTCGGCCATCTCGCGATGGCCGACGCAGCGCGGATCGAACTCGGGCTCGATGCGGTCCTGTTCGTGCCGACGGCCGGATCGGCCTTCAAGGAAGGCGCGGTCGTCGCCTCGCCCGAGCAGCGCCTTTCCTGGTGCAGGGAGGCGGTGCGCGATAACGCCTACTTCGATGCGAGCGGCGTCGACATCGAGCGAGGGGGGCGGACCCGCACCGTCGATACCCTGCGGGACCTCCACGGGTTTTTCGGCGACCACGTGCGGCTGTTCTTCATCATGGGGTCGGACGCGGCCCGCGAGCTTCATCGCTGGGCGGACTCGCCGACGCTTTCGTCGCTCGCCTCCTTCGCGGTGGTTCCGCGGGCGGGCCATCCGTTCGGTGCGCGCGAGATCTCCGAGCGCGGGCTCGATGCATTCGACTTCGTCCTGCTCGAGGATGCGGTCATGGACGTGTCGAGCACGATGGTGCGCAAGCGGCTGGCGAGCGGCGGATCGATGCGCTACTTCGTTCCCGCCGCGGTCGCCGAGCTCATCGGGCGCGACGATCCGTACCGGCCGGTCGAACAGGCGCATCCGTCCGACGAGGTGTTCGGCCCCGAGTTCGAGCTTCGCATCGTGTCAGAGCTCGAACGGCGCGTATCCCCGCGCCGCCTGCGGCATATCAGGGGCGTGGCCGATATGGCCGAGCGGCTGGCCCGCACGTACGGGGTGGATCCCCGCCGCGCGCGGCTTGCCGGCCTCCTGCACGACTGGGATAAGGGCCTCGACGACGACGGCGTGCGCAGGCGGGTCTTCGATCTCGGCCTCGACATCGACGGGCGGATGGTGTTCGACATGCCGGCGCTGCTGCACGGCCCCACAGCCGCCGAGGCGCTGCGCCGCGCGTACCCGGGCGTTCCTAGCGACGTGCTGCAGGCGGTGGGGCGGCATACGGCGGGGGCCTGCGGCATGTCCGACCTCGACATGGTGGTGTACGTGGCCGACGCCATCGAGGAGAATCGCAGCTTTGCCGGCGTCCAGGATCTGCGCGACCTCATCGGTGAGGTTTCGCTGGAAAAATTGTTTTTCAGGACGTATCGTCATATACTTGCAGACCTTATAGCCCGACGTAAGCGCATCCATCCGCGCACCGTCGAGGTTTGGAACAGCTACGTTTTGGACAACCGGGACTAA
- a CDS encoding AfsR/SARP family transcriptional regulator: protein MRGFISQSACRGSRPASLAGRRYRSRPDLIALLLKERRVVRFLVAPDSFGKTDLALEYAETMFEFKHVIWINGASPCFLRDLDSGGLFELVCGADPEAALVVIDDAPELSPERAELLSSCFDALLDRGVEVLVTCCPAADILGHLQRDRLKLSASELLLSDAEIDASRSAEERSKRPSSAILPAQRVASLVWSADGEAPRTFLAGIARERRPLDCTLAILTALVMVRGSVSDLEGACAAESEIVGRIALEYPFTGIDVGAGRFSCVELPVERIAAAFRAQLDALGSHSPFGNRVGLVRYWANGLLAQGAASRACEVIALSGSDERICAWFAENDGAIVRTGELVAGLELLERMRPRGPKARATIDACRAERLFALGDGEGAVRLAKRAAFDASAGKRERTVCLIILVMRASKTMAARARDVLESMVASEMGPGSPEGAARSGARRDRPLDPVECAGRLARLDGSQRSWLPLAIACCAWSRGVEAGAEACLLLARAHAPSEAVCLLARVLLDEAARRSGSVLCAGSGLERVCDLVRGMLVESEQPRSLYRTAAGLGLERARAKGLFRESEPLAADLMMELREAEIALHAQRKEYRAGLARRSIERAGKAATHPDAYLAVPARDLDAGPSAPILRVRLFGKVEARIGTDDRDVLANVRHKAKVLLAMLVLNSGRELSRDFVVESLWPGSDIDTARKNFYTVWSQLKGALTLEDRTCPYLVRHQRSCGIDRRLLAADVARFNQLCRELLFGDFDLARWSEIYNQVEGEFGDDLMAAELENEVVGAARAECRARMVDALVVASGRLVASGAPQQGLWFARLALRRDRTREDAYLALIKAQISAGQRTSALTSYLRCRKVLSEELGIDPSLELEGLYRSLIDAASQRAAEER from the coding sequence ATGAGGGGTTTCATCTCTCAGTCGGCGTGCCGCGGCTCTCGTCCGGCTTCGCTTGCGGGAAGACGCTATCGCAGCCGACCCGACCTGATCGCGCTGTTGCTCAAGGAGCGGCGCGTCGTGCGCTTCCTGGTGGCTCCCGACAGTTTCGGGAAAACCGACCTCGCGCTCGAATACGCCGAAACCATGTTCGAGTTCAAACATGTGATCTGGATCAACGGGGCGAGCCCGTGCTTTTTGCGCGACCTGGATTCGGGCGGCCTGTTCGAGCTGGTGTGCGGGGCCGATCCCGAGGCGGCCCTCGTGGTGATCGACGATGCGCCGGAGCTGTCCCCCGAGCGCGCCGAACTGCTTTCGAGCTGCTTCGACGCCCTGCTCGATCGCGGGGTCGAAGTGCTGGTCACCTGTTGTCCCGCAGCCGACATCCTCGGCCACCTGCAAAGGGACCGCCTGAAGCTGTCGGCGTCCGAGCTGCTTTTGTCGGATGCCGAGATCGACGCGTCCCGCAGCGCCGAGGAGCGGTCGAAGCGCCCGAGCAGCGCCATCCTTCCCGCCCAGCGCGTCGCCTCCCTCGTGTGGTCGGCAGACGGCGAGGCGCCCCGGACCTTCCTCGCCGGCATCGCGCGCGAACGGCGCCCCCTCGACTGCACGCTCGCGATCCTCACGGCCCTCGTCATGGTTCGGGGCTCGGTGTCGGATCTCGAAGGGGCGTGCGCGGCCGAATCCGAGATCGTCGGGCGCATTGCGCTCGAATACCCCTTCACGGGCATCGACGTCGGAGCCGGACGGTTCTCCTGCGTCGAGCTGCCCGTCGAGCGGATAGCGGCGGCGTTTCGCGCCCAGCTCGATGCGCTCGGGTCGCACTCTCCCTTCGGGAACCGGGTCGGGCTCGTCCGGTACTGGGCGAACGGGCTTTTGGCGCAAGGGGCCGCGTCGCGCGCGTGCGAGGTGATCGCCCTGTCGGGGTCCGACGAGCGGATATGCGCATGGTTCGCGGAAAACGACGGGGCCATCGTGCGCACCGGCGAGCTGGTCGCCGGGTTGGAGCTGCTCGAGCGGATGCGCCCGCGAGGACCGAAGGCGCGTGCGACGATCGACGCGTGCCGAGCCGAGCGATTGTTCGCCCTGGGGGACGGCGAGGGCGCGGTTCGGCTGGCCAAGCGAGCGGCGTTCGATGCGTCTGCGGGCAAGCGCGAGCGGACGGTGTGCCTGATCATCCTGGTCATGCGCGCCTCGAAGACGATGGCGGCCCGTGCGCGCGACGTCCTCGAGTCGATGGTCGCTTCCGAGATGGGGCCGGGCTCGCCCGAGGGGGCTGCGCGTTCGGGAGCCCGACGGGATCGCCCCCTCGACCCCGTCGAGTGCGCGGGGCGGCTCGCCCGTCTCGATGGGTCGCAGCGCTCGTGGCTGCCGCTGGCGATCGCCTGCTGCGCCTGGAGCCGGGGAGTCGAGGCGGGCGCCGAGGCGTGCCTGCTCCTCGCGCGGGCGCATGCGCCGTCGGAGGCGGTCTGCCTTCTCGCGCGGGTCCTGCTCGACGAGGCGGCTCGCCGTTCGGGATCGGTGCTGTGCGCCGGGTCGGGCCTCGAGCGCGTATGCGATCTGGTGAGGGGCATGCTGGTCGAATCCGAGCAGCCCCGCTCGCTTTATCGGACGGCTGCGGGACTGGGCCTCGAGCGCGCCCGCGCGAAGGGGCTTTTCCGCGAGTCCGAGCCCCTGGCGGCCGATCTGATGATGGAGCTGCGCGAGGCTGAGATAGCGCTGCATGCGCAGAGGAAGGAGTACCGGGCGGGGCTGGCGCGCCGCTCGATCGAGCGAGCCGGAAAGGCGGCCACCCACCCCGACGCCTACCTGGCGGTTCCCGCCCGCGACCTCGATGCCGGCCCGTCGGCCCCGATACTGCGGGTGAGGCTGTTCGGCAAGGTCGAAGCGCGCATCGGGACGGATGACCGCGATGTCTTGGCAAACGTCCGCCACAAGGCGAAGGTGCTGCTCGCGATGCTGGTCCTGAATTCCGGGCGCGAGCTTTCCCGCGACTTCGTCGTGGAGTCGCTGTGGCCGGGCAGCGACATCGACACGGCGCGCAAGAATTTCTACACGGTGTGGTCCCAGCTCAAGGGGGCTTTGACGCTGGAGGACAGGACGTGCCCGTACCTGGTGCGCCACCAGCGCTCGTGCGGGATCGATCGGCGGTTGCTGGCGGCCGACGTGGCGAGGTTCAACCAGCTCTGCCGGGAGCTGCTGTTCGGGGATTTCGACCTGGCGCGGTGGTCCGAGATATACAACCAGGTGGAAGGGGAGTTCGGCGACGACCTCATGGCTGCCGAACTGGAAAACGAGGTCGTCGGGGCGGCCCGCGCCGAGTGCCGGGCTCGGATGGTCGACGCGCTGGTGGTGGCGTCGGGCCGCCTCGTCGCATCGGGGGCGCCGCAGCAGGGGCTGTGGTTCGCTCGGTTGGCGCTGAGGCGCGACCGGACGAGGGAGGACGCCTATCTGGCTTTGATAAAGGCCCAGATCTCCGCCGGCCAGCGAACCTCGGCGCTCACAAGCTACCTTCGCTGCCGCAAGGTTCTCTCAGAGGAGCTGGGGATCGACCCGTCGCTCGAGCTCGAAGGGCTCTACCGCTCCCTCATCGACGCGGCGTCGCAGCGCGCGGCCGAGGAGCGCTGA
- a CDS encoding transketolase family protein, which translates to MVKLANSEESQVKKATRAAFGATLAELADSGVPVVAVDADLSGSTTTKKFADAKPEYERRLFNTGIAEQNMIDVAAGLALTGKVAFTGSFAVFGTGRVYDQIRNTVCYSNLDVKIAPTHAGVSVGPDGGSHQMLEDVSLMRGLPNMRVLVPADYAAARSALKIAAATPGPVYVRMGRASVPSVYAEGVELEMGRAYVLREGTDATIVACGVEVEQALKAADILADQGVSIEVIDAFSIKPLDVDTIAASAAKTGRVVVAEEHSIYGGLASAVAEALAQTRPVPMRFVGMRDVFGKSGEFEELLGYFGLDAAAIVEAVKSLMA; encoded by the coding sequence ATGGTGAAACTTGCAAATTCCGAAGAATCCCAGGTGAAAAAAGCCACGCGCGCGGCGTTCGGCGCGACGCTGGCCGAGCTCGCCGACAGCGGGGTCCCCGTGGTCGCGGTTGACGCCGACCTGTCCGGATCGACCACCACCAAGAAGTTCGCCGACGCCAAGCCCGAGTACGAGCGCCGTCTGTTCAACACCGGCATCGCCGAGCAGAACATGATCGACGTGGCCGCCGGCCTGGCGCTCACGGGAAAGGTCGCCTTTACCGGCTCGTTCGCCGTCTTCGGCACGGGACGCGTGTACGACCAGATCAGAAACACGGTGTGTTACAGCAACCTCGACGTCAAGATCGCCCCGACCCATGCGGGCGTGTCCGTGGGCCCCGACGGCGGAAGCCATCAGATGCTCGAGGACGTCTCGCTGATGCGCGGCCTTCCCAATATGCGCGTGCTGGTTCCCGCCGATTACGCGGCCGCCCGCAGCGCCCTCAAGATCGCCGCGGCAACCCCCGGTCCGGTGTACGTGCGCATGGGCCGCGCCTCGGTTCCCTCCGTCTACGCCGAGGGCGTCGAGCTGGAGATGGGCCGAGCCTACGTTCTGCGCGAAGGGACCGACGCGACCATCGTGGCGTGCGGCGTCGAGGTCGAGCAGGCCCTGAAAGCTGCCGATATCCTGGCCGACCAGGGCGTTTCCATCGAAGTGATCGATGCGTTCTCCATCAAGCCCCTCGATGTCGACACGATCGCCGCATCGGCCGCGAAGACGGGCCGCGTGGTGGTCGCCGAAGAGCACAGCATCTACGGCGGGCTGGCTTCGGCGGTGGCCGAGGCCCTTGCTCAGACCCGGCCCGTGCCCATGCGCTTCGTCGGGATGCGCGACGTGTTCGGCAAATCGGGCGAGTTCGAAGAGCTCCTCGGGTACTTCGGTCTCGACGCGGCCGCGATTGTCGAAGCTGTGAAGAGCCTGATGGCGTAA
- the rsfS gene encoding ribosome silencing factor, whose protein sequence is MSDQIESASGEQFEKGPVSSREAALLAARAADGKKATDIIVQDVSELVGITDYFVIVTAANSRQVSAIVDAIEEAMRKRTGEHPVHREETRDGSWELLDYGYMVAHVFQPETREFYRLEALWNDAPVIDLSAEGFSGIEYSDRIAEMLGSKRADAASDETSGSDGE, encoded by the coding sequence GTGAGCGATCAGATCGAAAGCGCATCCGGCGAACAGTTCGAGAAGGGCCCCGTTTCGTCTCGGGAAGCCGCCCTTCTCGCGGCCCGTGCGGCCGACGGCAAGAAGGCGACCGACATCATCGTCCAGGACGTGAGCGAGCTGGTGGGGATCACGGACTACTTCGTGATCGTCACGGCGGCGAACAGCCGCCAGGTAAGCGCCATCGTGGACGCCATCGAGGAGGCTATGCGCAAGCGCACCGGCGAGCATCCCGTTCATCGGGAGGAGACGCGCGACGGGTCGTGGGAGCTGCTGGACTACGGGTACATGGTGGCCCATGTGTTCCAGCCCGAGACGCGCGAGTTCTACCGCCTCGAGGCGCTGTGGAACGACGCTCCCGTCATCGACCTTTCCGCCGAAGGGTTCTCGGGCATCGAGTACTCCGACCGCATCGCCGAGATGCTGGGATCGAAGCGGGCGGACGCCGCGTCCGATGAGACTTCGGGGTCCGACGGGGAGTAA
- the ftsE gene encoding cell division ATP-binding protein FtsE encodes MTFDHVTKVYAAQPNRPALDDISLQIYAGEFVFLVGHSGSGKTTMIRSLIRELKPTSGRIIIADEDLGSMRNWRVPYLRRNIGCVFQDFKLLPNKTVFENVSFALEVIGKSRHVIKTQVPEVLRLVGLQDKLNKMPDQLSGGEQQRVSIARAIVNRPPLLICDEPTGNLDPQTSRGIMDLLERINRTGTTVLVATHDREMVDNMRRRVIALDRGHLTRDQDRGVYGFNV; translated from the coding sequence ATCACGTTCGACCACGTGACCAAGGTCTACGCAGCGCAGCCGAACCGCCCCGCGCTCGATGATATCTCCCTTCAGATCTACGCAGGCGAGTTCGTCTTTCTGGTGGGCCATTCCGGCTCGGGCAAGACCACGATGATCCGCTCGCTCATCCGCGAGCTCAAGCCCACATCGGGCCGCATCATCATCGCCGACGAGGATCTGGGCAGCATGCGCAACTGGCGCGTGCCGTATCTGCGCCGCAACATCGGCTGCGTGTTCCAGGACTTCAAGCTGCTTCCCAACAAGACGGTGTTCGAGAACGTGTCGTTCGCCCTCGAGGTTATCGGGAAGAGCCGCCACGTCATCAAAACCCAGGTCCCCGAGGTTCTGCGCCTCGTCGGCCTGCAGGACAAGCTGAACAAGATGCCCGACCAGCTGTCGGGCGGCGAACAGCAGCGCGTCTCCATCGCGCGCGCAATCGTGAACCGGCCGCCCCTGCTGATCTGCGACGAGCCTACCGGCAACCTGGATCCGCAGACCTCGCGCGGCATCATGGACCTGCTCGAGCGAATCAACCGCACCGGCACGACGGTCCTGGTGGCCACGCACGATCGCGAGATGGTCGACAACATGCGCCGTCGCGTCATCGCGCTCGATCGCGGGCACCTCACGCGCGACCAGGACAGGGGGGTGTACGGCTTCAATGTCTAG
- the secA gene encoding preprotein translocase subunit SecA — translation MAGFLSRLLTLGEGRQLKNFQALASKVNDLEPSMQALGDDELRALTAAFRERVSNGESVDDLMVEAFAAVREASVRTLGLRHFDVQLIGGMALNAGQIAEMRTGEGKTLVSTLAGYLNALSGQNVHIVTVNDYLARRDSEWMGRVYRFLGMNVGLIQNGMRPELKRPAYLADITYGTNSEFGFDYLRDNMVTRAEGRVQRGHHFAIVDEVDSILIDEARTPLIISGAGTEAAETYNRFARVMPGLQVDVDFEMDEAKRTINATETGLERIEGMLGIDDIYSDPSGQLANHLQQALKAQFLFKRDVDYVVTREGEVKIVDEFTGRIMEGRRYSEGLHQALEAKEHVRVREENQTLATITLQNYFRLYGKLSGMTGTAMTEDSEFREIYKLPVMAIPPNRETRRIDQNDQIYRTVDAKFNAVADTIAQRNAQGQPVLVGTVSIESSERLSRLLDKRGIAHETLNAKNHEREAHIVAQAGRVGAVTIATNMAGRGTDILLGGNAEVLADDALRARGLDPALPEDAEVGEGDLRPATAREREEALSEAKATCADEAQRVLAAGGLLVIGTERHESRRIDNQLRGRAGRQGDPGETQFYLSLEDDLLRKFGGDRMDRISAMMQRTQMPDDEPIQAGLVSKAIENAQRQVETMHFAARKNVLEYDDVMNLQRTAIYEERNAILDGKQMTDRIPEIIADVVDAQVQDLCPDRAPSDDWDLHGLDVWLTSMTGETGYSAADIDCDDDASVLSEKLSEHLGEIHRRKSELVGEEVMKTLETQIMLRIMDNRWMAHLHDMDYLRTGIGLRAMGQRDPLTEYREEAYRAFQSLTAGMYEDYLRTLLRLQVAERSVPEVLPENASPLSGRVTYSSPEAALEGRSAQPQPRPTSATSPQAARKVTTYQKDKDDPFANVGRNDPCPCGSGLKFKKCHGKNRD, via the coding sequence ATGGCAGGTTTTCTCTCCAGGCTCCTCACCTTGGGCGAGGGGCGTCAGCTTAAGAACTTCCAGGCTCTCGCTTCAAAAGTAAACGATCTCGAGCCCTCGATGCAGGCGCTCGGCGATGACGAGCTGCGCGCGCTCACGGCGGCTTTCCGCGAGCGCGTCTCGAACGGCGAGTCCGTCGACGACCTGATGGTCGAGGCGTTCGCCGCCGTGCGCGAAGCCAGCGTGCGCACGCTGGGCCTGCGTCATTTCGACGTGCAGCTCATCGGCGGCATGGCCTTGAACGCCGGGCAGATCGCCGAGATGCGCACCGGCGAGGGCAAAACGCTCGTATCCACCCTCGCCGGCTACCTCAACGCGCTTTCCGGCCAGAACGTCCATATCGTGACGGTCAACGACTACCTGGCGCGTCGCGACAGCGAGTGGATGGGCCGTGTCTACCGGTTCCTCGGCATGAACGTCGGGCTCATCCAAAACGGCATGCGCCCCGAGCTGAAGCGCCCGGCCTACCTTGCCGACATCACGTACGGCACCAACTCCGAGTTCGGCTTCGACTACCTGCGCGACAACATGGTCACGCGGGCCGAGGGCCGCGTGCAGCGGGGGCACCATTTCGCCATCGTCGACGAGGTGGACTCCATCCTCATCGACGAGGCGCGCACGCCGCTTATCATCTCGGGCGCCGGGACCGAGGCGGCCGAGACCTACAACCGCTTCGCCCGCGTCATGCCCGGCCTGCAGGTCGACGTCGATTTCGAGATGGACGAGGCCAAGCGCACCATCAACGCGACCGAGACGGGCCTCGAGCGCATCGAGGGCATGCTGGGGATCGACGACATCTACTCCGACCCCTCCGGCCAGCTGGCGAACCATCTTCAGCAGGCGCTGAAAGCCCAGTTCCTGTTCAAGCGCGATGTCGACTACGTCGTCACGCGCGAGGGCGAGGTGAAGATCGTCGACGAGTTCACCGGGCGCATCATGGAGGGCCGCCGCTATTCCGAGGGCCTTCACCAGGCGCTCGAGGCCAAAGAGCACGTTCGGGTGCGCGAGGAGAACCAGACCCTCGCGACCATCACGCTGCAGAACTACTTCCGCCTGTACGGGAAGCTTTCGGGCATGACCGGCACGGCCATGACCGAGGACAGCGAGTTCCGCGAGATCTACAAGCTGCCGGTGATGGCCATCCCGCCGAATCGCGAGACCCGCCGCATCGACCAGAACGACCAGATCTACCGCACGGTCGACGCGAAGTTCAACGCGGTCGCCGACACCATCGCCCAGCGCAACGCCCAAGGCCAGCCGGTTTTGGTGGGCACCGTGTCCATCGAGAGCTCCGAGCGCCTTTCGCGGCTTCTGGACAAGCGCGGCATCGCGCACGAGACCCTCAACGCGAAGAACCACGAGCGCGAGGCCCATATCGTGGCCCAGGCGGGCCGCGTCGGGGCGGTCACCATCGCGACGAACATGGCGGGCCGCGGAACCGACATCCTTCTGGGCGGCAACGCCGAGGTGCTGGCCGACGACGCCCTGCGTGCGCGCGGGCTCGACCCCGCGCTTCCCGAAGACGCCGAGGTCGGCGAAGGGGATCTGCGCCCCGCTACCGCCCGGGAGCGCGAAGAGGCGCTCTCGGAGGCGAAGGCGACGTGCGCCGACGAGGCCCAGCGCGTTTTGGCGGCGGGCGGCCTGCTCGTCATCGGCACCGAGCGCCACGAGTCGCGCCGTATCGACAACCAGCTGCGCGGCCGCGCGGGGCGCCAGGGAGATCCCGGCGAGACCCAGTTCTACCTCTCGCTCGAAGACGACCTGCTGCGCAAGTTCGGCGGGGACCGCATGGACCGCATCTCCGCCATGATGCAGCGCACCCAGATGCCCGATGACGAGCCCATCCAGGCCGGCCTGGTGTCGAAGGCCATCGAGAACGCGCAGCGCCAGGTCGAGACGATGCACTTCGCCGCACGCAAGAACGTGCTCGAGTACGACGACGTCATGAACCTCCAGCGCACGGCCATCTACGAAGAGCGCAACGCCATACTCGACGGCAAGCAGATGACCGACCGCATTCCGGAGATCATCGCGGATGTGGTCGATGCCCAGGTCCAGGATCTGTGTCCCGACCGGGCCCCCAGCGACGACTGGGATCTGCACGGGCTCGACGTCTGGTTGACGTCGATGACCGGCGAGACCGGTTACTCGGCGGCCGACATCGACTGCGACGACGATGCCTCCGTGCTTTCCGAGAAGCTCTCCGAGCATCTGGGGGAGATCCACCGCAGGAAGTCCGAGCTGGTGGGCGAGGAGGTCATGAAGACCCTCGAGACCCAGATCATGCTGCGCATCATGGACAACCGCTGGATGGCGCATCTGCACGATATGGACTACCTGCGCACCGGCATCGGCCTGCGGGCGATGGGCCAGCGCGATCCGCTCACCGAGTACCGCGAGGAAGCGTACCGGGCCTTCCAGAGCCTGACGGCCGGCATGTACGAGGACTACCTGCGCACGCTTCTGCGCCTCCAGGTCGCGGAGCGCAGCGTCCCCGAGGTGCTCCCCGAAAACGCGAGCCCCCTTTCGGGACGGGTCACCTACTCGTCGCCCGAGGCCGCGCTCGAGGGCCGCAGCGCCCAGCCCCAGCCCCGCCCGACGTCGGCGACGTCGCCGCAGGCGGCCCGCAAGGTCACCACGTACCAGAAGGACAAAGACGATCCCTTCGCCAACGTGGGCAGGAACGATCCCTGCCCGTGCGGATCGGGGCTCAAGTTCAAGAAGTGCCATGGGAAGAACCGGGACTAA
- the prfB gene encoding peptide chain release factor 2, whose translation MDERLLARLAERVSDAHSYLHIEEKSAELARLDEETARPGFWDDVPRAQRISKQAGNLRDTLKEYAAACGALDDARAAFELSSEDEAFSEEARIAAASLDDMLDALELSSWFSGRFDEGDAILTINPGQGGLEANDWCEMLFQMYTRYAGSKGWKATVLDAVPAEVMGLDRATIQIEGRNAYGMLSSEVGVHRLVRISPTDEKERRHTTFASVEVLPVLPDDIEVDLNPADVRVDVYRSSGPGGQCVNTTDSAVRLTHIPTGIVVTCQNQKSQLQNKEAAFRVLKARLFELEEAKRAEQIDELRGERKEISFGSQIRNYVLYPYQLVKDLRSGVETGNVDAVLGGEIDQLVIGYHKWRVSQ comes from the coding sequence GTGGACGAGAGGCTGCTTGCGAGGCTTGCCGAGCGCGTTTCCGACGCGCACTCGTACCTGCATATCGAAGAGAAGAGCGCCGAGCTCGCGCGGCTCGACGAGGAGACGGCGCGCCCGGGGTTCTGGGACGACGTCCCCCGAGCCCAGCGCATATCCAAGCAGGCGGGCAACCTGCGCGACACGCTGAAGGAGTACGCCGCGGCGTGCGGGGCGCTCGACGACGCCCGCGCGGCCTTCGAGTTGTCCTCCGAAGACGAGGCGTTTTCCGAAGAGGCGCGGATCGCGGCCGCTTCGCTCGACGACATGCTCGACGCCCTCGAGCTGTCGTCATGGTTCTCGGGCCGCTTCGACGAGGGCGACGCCATCCTTACCATCAACCCCGGGCAAGGGGGGCTCGAAGCCAACGACTGGTGCGAGATGCTGTTCCAGATGTACACGCGCTACGCGGGTTCCAAGGGCTGGAAGGCGACGGTGCTCGACGCGGTTCCCGCCGAGGTCATGGGGCTCGATCGGGCGACCATCCAGATCGAGGGCCGCAACGCCTACGGCATGCTTTCCAGCGAGGTCGGCGTCCATCGGCTCGTGCGCATCTCTCCCACCGACGAGAAGGAGCGCCGCCACACGACGTTTGCCAGTGTGGAGGTGCTTCCGGTCCTTCCCGACGACATCGAGGTCGACCTCAACCCCGCCGACGTGCGCGTCGACGTGTACCGCTCCAGCGGTCCGGGGGGCCAGTGCGTCAACACCACCGACTCGGCGGTGCGCCTCACCCATATCCCCACGGGGATCGTGGTCACGTGCCAGAACCAGAAAAGCCAGCTCCAGAACAAGGAGGCGGCGTTTCGGGTCCTCAAGGCGCGCCTGTTCGAGCTCGAGGAGGCCAAGCGCGCCGAGCAGATCGACGAGCTGCGCGGCGAGCGCAAGGAGATCTCGTTCGGCAGCCAGATCCGCAACTACGTCCTGTACCCCTACCAGCTTGTGAAGGATCTGCGCAGCGGGGTGGAGACGGGCAACGTCGACGCCGTTTTGGGCGGCGAGATCGACCAGCTCGTGATCGGGTACCACAAGTGGCGCGTCTCCCAGTAG